CCGAGAGATGAATTTCTTAAAGAAATGATTGTTGCCCCCATTGGTATATAAGTAATATTTATGAAAATAGCAATCCTTGGGGCAACAAGTCAAATAGCAAAAGATTTAATTCTGTCGATTAGAGATAGAGAGCCAGAGCATGAACTTATATTATTTTCTCGTTCAAATAAAAAAGTGTCTGAACAGTTTGAATTGTTGGGGGAGAGCGTAAATTACCCATGTTTTGAATATGTTGATTTTAATGAACAGTTTAGCTTTGATGTAATTATTAATTTTATTGGGATTGGTGATCCTGCAGCTGCACTTGATATGGGGCGAGATATATTTGAGGTTACAGAGTATTTTGATAATTTAGTACTAAACTATCTAAGAAACTGTCCTAGCAGTAAATATATTTTTATAAGCAGTGGAGCCGTATTTGGTGGAAACTTTGAAAGGCCAGTTGATAATAATACTACTTCAGTTATTCACCTTAATCAATTGCAGCAGACTGATTGGTACGGTGTCGCTAAACTTAATGCAGAGGCAAAGCACCGTGCGATACAACATTTTGATATTGTTGACGTTCGGGTATTTAATTACTTTAGTAGTACACTGAACGTTAATGCACGTTTTCTAATAACGGACATAATTCGTGCAATAAAAAATAAAGAAAAATTACAAACAGCACCCGAAAATATTGTTCGAGACTTTATTACACCAGTCGATTTTTACTACTTAATTTCTAGAATAATCCAGTCGCCACCTGGAGTTAACTTTGCTTTAGACTGCTATACAAAGGAACCTGTTGATAAATTCAGTTTGCTAAATACCTTCTCAGAAAAATATGGACTGGAGTATTGTATTAAGCGAGATGGAGTATCTGTGAATGCGACAGGTGCTAAGCTTAACTATTACTCTATAAATAAAATAGCTTACAAAGTTGGCTATCAACCATCAATGACTTCACTAGAGGGAGTTTTGGATCAGGTCAGAAAAATGAGTTTGATATCGTAATGCTGTCATTAAAAGCTTTTGCAGGATTAATAGAGAATGCACCGTTGGTGTCCATTGATTTACTTGTAAAAACAGATTCGCGGTTTTTACTGGGCAAAAGAATTAATAAACCAGCAAAAGGATTTTGGTTTGTGCCTGGAGGTCGAGTCTACAAGGATGAAACGATTGCTATGGCGATAAGGCGGATTTCATGCAAAGAAATAGGTAAAGAGCTATTTCTTGATGAGTTCGATTTTTTTGGGGTGTTTGAACACTTTTATAGTGATAGCTTTGTTTCAGAAGATGTTTCAACGCACTACATAGTGCTTGCATATAAGATAAAGTTGGATGTTCTACCTCAATCTATTCCAATGTCAGAGCATGATGAATTCAAGCTGTTTTCAAGAAGTGAAATTTTTCAGCACGAGTCCGTGCATGAATATACAAAACAGTATTTTACAGCAAAGGTTTAATATGAAAAAAGCGTTGATTACCGGGGTAACCGGACAGGATGGATCTTACTTAGCGGAGTTTTTATTGGAAAAAGGGTATGAGGTTCATGGAATTAAACGGCGGGCATCTTCGTTTAATACACAAAGAATCGATCATATATTTCAAGATCCGCATGTCGAGAATGCCCGGTTTAAGCTCCACTACGGTGACTTGACGGACTCCTCGAATTTGACACGCATCCTAAAAGAGGTTGAACCTGATGAGGTCTATAACCTTGGAGCGCAATCTCATGTTGCAGTCAGTTTTGAATCGCCTGAGTATACAGCAGATGTTGATGCCATAGGTACCTTACGCCTTTTGGAAGCGATTAGGTTCCTTGGGTTGGAAAAGAAGACTAAATTTTATCAAGCGTCGACGTCAGAATTGTTCGGCTTGGTACAAGAAACTCCTCAGAAAGAAACAACACCTTTTTATCCACGTTCACCGTATGCAGTGGCAAAGATGTATGCCTATTGGATTACTGTAAATTATCGGGAATCTTATGGGATGTATGCCTGCAATGGGATTTTGTTTAACCATGAATCACCGCGTCGTGGAGAAACCTTTGTAACCCGTAAGATTACAAGAGGGTTGGCGAATATCGCTCAAGGTTTGGAGCAATGTTTATATATGGGTAATATGGATGCACTTCGTGACTGGGGGCATGCAAAAGACTATGTCAGAATGCAGTGGATGATGTTGCAACAGGACCAGCCTGAAGACTTTGTGATCGCAACCGGGGTTCAATATTCCGTTAGACAATTTATCGATTGGTCTGCCAGAGAGCTTGGAATTACTCTTAAGTTTGCGGGGGAGGGGGAAAAAGAAATCGCTGTTGTTGAGAAAATTGAGAGTTCTAATGCTCCGGCATTAAAAGTTGGAGATGTCATCGTTAGAGTCGATCCACGTTATTTCCGTCCTGCAGAAGTGGAAACCTTGCTGGGAGATCCTTCAAACGCTAAGGAAAAGTTGGGATGGATGCCGGAAATTACAGTGCAAGAAATGTGTTCGGAAATGGTTGCAGAAGATTTGAAAGTTGCCAAGCGTCATGCACTTTTGAAAAAGCATGGGCATGACATTCCTGTTTCCGTGGAGTAGGAAGAGCTCATGAAGATATTGTTAACCGGCGCTAATGGCATGGTGGGAAAAAACATTCTCGAATCAGCTTTATCCTCTCAATTTGACTTTATTTTTCCATCAAGCTCGGAGTTGGACTTGCTTGATAAGGAACAAGTGGGTCGTTTCATGAAAAAACATTCTCCCGATATGGTTATTCATGCAGCCGGGATTGTTGGGGGCATTCAAGCCAATATTGCAAATCCAGTGAAATTCCTAGTGGATAACATGCAAATGGGATTGAATATACTAACCGAAGCGAGAGATGCTGGCGTTACACGTTTTATGAATATGAGTAGCTCTTGCATGTATCCCAGAGGTGCTCAAAACCCTTTATCGGAAGACTTGATACTAAAAGGGGAACTTGAGCCTACAAACGAAGGTTATGCACTAGCAAAAATTGCCAGCACCCGTCTTTGTGAATATATCCGTCGAGAAGATGAAGAGTATTTATATAAAACTGTGATTCCATGTAATCTCTATGGCAGGCATGACAAGTTTGATCCAAACCACTCACATATGATTCCCGCCGTGATTCGAAAGATATCAGAAGCAAAAGAGCAGGGCAAAGAGGTCATTGATATATGGGGTGATGGTCTGGCAAGAAGGGAGTTTATGTATGCCGGGGATTTAGCAAATTTCGTGTTTTATGCAATATCGAAGTTTGAAGAAATGCCTCAAAATATCAATGTAGGCCTGGGGCACGATTACACGATAAATGAATATTATCGGGCCATCGCCGATGTTATTGGTTTTGACGGGGAGTTTGAACATGATTTGTCAAAACCTGTAGGAATGAAACAAAAGTTGATTGATGATAGTCAGTTAAAAGAGTTTGGTTGGCGTTATAAAACTTCATTAGAAGATGGAATTCAGAAAACATATCAGTTTTATTTAGAGAGTATAAACAAATGAGTAATTATCCATTAGCGTCCAGCACGTGGGATGAGAAAGAATTGGCAGCCATTCAGAAAGTGGTCGACTCCAATATGTTTACGATGGGTAAATATGTTGCAGAATATGAGAAACTTTTTGCTGATTATTTTGGCTCGAAATATGCAGTGATGGTCAGTTCGGGCTCAACGGCGAATTTATTAATGGTCGCCGCTTTATTCTATACCCAAAATGAAAAGTACAAGCTTCAAAGAGGCGATGAAGTGATTGTTCCTGCCGTTTCATGGTCGACGACCTACTACCCGTTATATCAATATGGCTTGAAGATAAAGTTCGTCGATATCGATCCGCAGACCTTGAATATGGATTTAAATCAGCTGGAACTTGCGATTACAGATAAGACAAAAGCCATTTTGGCAGTCAACCTCCTTGGTAATCCAAACGACTTTTCCAAAATCCATGAGGTCATCGGGGATAGAGACATTCTTCTGTTAGAAGACAACTGTGAATCAATGGGAGCATCTTTGCAGGGGCAACAAGCCGGAACTTTCGGGTTGATGGGAACTTATAGTTCATTCTTCAGCCATCATATCGCAACGATGGAAGGTGGCTGTATCGTGACGGATGATGAGGAACTATATCACATCCTTTTGTGTATCCGAGCGCATGGTTGGACACGAAACCTGCCAAAAGAAAATTTGGTGTCCGGCACCAAAAGTGATGACCCATTTGAAGAAGCCTTTAAGTTCGTTTTGCCGGGTTATAATGCCCGACCGCTTGAAATGAGTGGCGCAATCGGGATCGAACAGTTAAAAAAATTACCTAGCTTCATTAAGAACCGCCAGGAGAATGGCGCGTATTTTACGGAGTTGTTTTTAGATCATCCATATTTGCAAATACAGCAAGAAATAGGTAAGAGCAGCTGGTTTGGCTTTTCACTAGTGATAAAAGATGGCTCAGAAGTTAACCGAAGTCAGATAGTTTCGAAGCTGATGGAAGGTGGAGTTGAATGTCGTCCAATTGTGTCGGGAAATTTTGCAAAAAACGAAGTTGTTAAGTATTTTGATTATGAAATCCATGACTCGTTAGATAATGCTGAATATATTGATGTAAATGGTTTTTTTGTGGGTAATCATCAGTTTGATATAAAAAACAAAATCTCTGACCTGCGCAAGTTATTGGGTTGATTTTATGAAGATTTTATACGTTGATCTTCTTTATGATTATGGCGATAAAACCAGAGGTTTAAACTTAATTGGTCAAGAAGGTTTCAAGTCTAGCTTTGAAAAGTTAGGGCATGATGTAGTACCTTTCTATTATGATGATTTTTTATCTAATCTTGAGGTGCTACAACAAAATTTGCTATCTGAAGCAGATAAAGTTATGCCAGATTTAATTTTTTTCTGCTTGTTTGAGAATCAGTTTGAGCATGAGACACTTGTTCAGTTGAAGAACAAATATACGACTGTTAACTGGTTTGGAGATGATCAGTGGAGGTTTGATAGTTTTACCAAATTTTATGCCAGTGATTTTACATGGTGTGTTACCACGGACTTATTCTCCGTTGAAAACTATAAAAAAATTGATCAACCCAATGTTATCTTGAGTCAATGGGCAGCCATTGATACGCATGTACAGTTTGATGAGTCGCAGATTTATAAGTATGACGTTTCTTTTGTTGGGGGATATCATCCATATAGAGAGTGGTTTATAAAACAACTCGGCGCAAGGGGAATCAATGTTGAAGTCTTTGGTAATGGTTGGGGGAATGGACCTCTTTCAGCAGAAGCTATGATGAGACTTTTTGCGGAATCAAAAATCAACCTCAATATATCCAATAGTAATAGTTATGATATTCGCTATCTATTTTCTTCACTAAGGGCTTTTAGCTCATCTATTAGGTCTTTAAAGTCGCATAGCCAGATTAAAGCAAGAAATTTTGAAATCCCCTTTTTTGGTGGGTTTCAGTTATCTGATTACGTTCCAGGTATTGAGCAATATTATGATCTTGGAAAAGAAATAGTGTGTTATTCAAGTGTTGATGATGCTGCCCTACAAATTAAATACTATTTAAGCAATGACTTTGAAAGAGAAGAAATTAGGAAGTTGGGGAATATAAAAGCCAAAAAAAATCATGGTTATAGTAATAGGTTTAAGAAAGTTTTTAGAGAGTTATCTCTTTGCAGATAAGTTTTATAGGAAAGTTAGTTGTTTGAATCACTAAGATGGTGAGCGCTATTAATTAGTTTTTATTCTGAATATAAAGAGATATTGTTTGCTAGAAATCAAGAGTAAATCATTGGAAGAAAATGTAGCTAGATTATTTTTTAGTCGAGTAAGTTTTGTTTTTTGGGTGTTGTTTGTAATTATGGTTTTTTTCGGAAAACACCTATTTGGCAGTCTAGTGACATTGTGGGACACGCACGATTTGGGATATGTAAACTTTTTATATTTCAGTGACTCAATTGGTAGCGGTTATATTCCATTTTGGAATCCTTTTATTCAATCTGGTGTGTTTTTTCCATCACTAAATAATGCAGGATTGTTCACATTTATTCAACTTCCATTTGCCCTTATGGCTCAGGTTTTAAATCCTGTGGTTGTATATGAGTGGTTAATACAGTTTTACTTGTTAGTAGCTGGAATCGGTGCGTACTTCTATTTTTCAATTATAAATGTTCAACGACCAGTAGCAATTTTTGCTGCAGTTTCCTTTTTAATGGTATTGATAAATTTTATAGGTCAAGTTTCATTTATAGTTTCTTTGTCAAGCTTTTTTTGGTTTTTGTACTTTTTTCATTTTATTGAGTTGCGCAAGTTAAATTTATCGCAAACATTTATGGTTGCTGCACTATTGGGGACTTATATAGTTAGTGGTTATCCTTGGATGAATTTTGTGGATATTGCCGTTTTGTTTACTTATGCAGTAGTACTCACGTATAGATCAGATGATAAGTTCAATGCTCGACTAAAAAAAATGTTGGCTTTTATTACAGTTGTTGTGTGTGTGTATCTTTTGTACATCATGCCTGGAGTGTTGAATTTAAGATCTGAATATAGTCTATTTTGGGGAGATTTAATTAATTATGAACCACGTTTAAGAAGTATAGGCGTTCAAGCTCCACAGTTATTTTTCCCGAATCTGAACCAAGCGATTATAAACTCTATTGAACCAGTATTAGCAAGTGCAAAGCTATGGGTTCAGGGGGTTGGGTTGGTGGTGTTTTTGGTGTTCGTGAACTCATTTTTGAGGGGAATAAAGTTTGATAGGTTGCAGTTTACATGGTGGGCTTTATTTGTTTGTTTTTTAGTTTATTCAGCTGCGCCATCACTACACTTACTGGGTGTAGTTAATTTGATTCCATTTTTTAATTCAAATAGGTGGTTTGGAATTGGATTGTTTTATGTCTGCATTTCAATAATTGCACTGACGTCCTACCGGTTGAATTTTTACTTTCATAAAGGATATAAGAGTTTTCATCAAATAATGTTTTTTTTGATAGCTGGTAATGTTACTTACTTTTATATGTTGCATAACCCAAACAATAACTGGGTTTCAAGCGCTGAGGTTTTTATTCATAAAGCAGATGCGCGTATAAAGGCTCCTTTGTACAACGGTAATGAAAGGATTCAGAGAAAAAGCAAAGAGTATATTTATAACAATACCGAGTGGTTAGAAAAGAAGGTTCCTACAACTCATGGATATAATAATCTTGGTAATCCATGGTATTGGAGTTTTAAAAATTCTGAATTATTCAAAAACATTGTTTCAATAACCAGAGATGTTCGAGTAATCAAAAAGCTTGATCGAATTGATTATTCATCAGATAACCAATTTTATGATGCATATGTTAGAGCGGTGCAGGAAACCTTTCCTAGTTTTGGTGTCTTTAAGAAAGATGCGCCTAACTTTACCCCAGATAAGCAGCTTAAAGTTCAGGGCTTGAGTGTTCAAACAACACCTAATCAAACGAAAGTTCATTTTGCAGTCAATAATAGTGCGCTATTGTCTTTCAATACTCCTTATGATCCTAGCTGGGAAGTTTACGTTAATGGTAAGCGAGCCACCATAATTAAAGTTAATGCTTTTTTTATGGGGGTTGTGCTACACAAAGCAGGTGAATACGATATTCAATTTAAGTATAGGCCTTACTTTACTTACCTGGTGTTTATCTCTGGGTATTTGGTTTTACTTGTGGCCTTACTAATCGGTTTTAGGGGTATGAGAAGAAATAAATGTATTTGAAATATTTGACTATAGGTGTAGTTAATACACTTGTTGGTTATTTTTTGTTGGTAGTGCTTTTGTTTTTTGGATTTCATTATGCTGCGGCCGTTTTGTTGGCAACAGTTGCAGGGATTCTGTTTAATTACCGTACATATGGTATTTATGTTTTTAATAACAAATCATGGCGTTATTTATTCAGGTTTTTTATGATTTATGCTGCATTGTATTTTTTAAATGTGTCAATAATAGCGTTCTTTAATCAATATAACATGAATTTATACTTGGCTAGCTTTCTAGCACTTATTCCAATTGCGTATTTGAGCTTTTTTTTAAATAAGAGATATGTGTATGCAAAAAAAAATTAGTATTGTAACTCCGTGTTATAACGAAGAAGCAAATGTCAAAGAGTTATATGAACAAGTAAAAAACGTAATCTCGTCTGAACTGCCTAGTTACGATTATGAACACATTTTTATAGATAATGCTTCAACTGATAAAACAGGCGATGTTTTAAAAGAGATCGCTTCAACTGATAAAAAGTTAAAAATAATCATTAATTCAAGAAATTTTGGCCATATTCGTTCCCCTGTGTATGGGCTAACCCAAGCTTCTGGTGATGTTGTGTTCCTTGTTGTTGCTGATTTACAAGACCCACCAAGTTTAATTCCTAAATTTATTGCAGAATATGAAAATGGTTACAATATTGTTCTTGGAGTCAAGCAAAGTAGTTCTGAAAATAAGTTGATGTATAAACTTCGTGAGTTTTACTATTCTGTTTTGCATAAAATGTCAGAAGTAGAGATATTCAAAAACTTTACAGGGTTTGGCTTGTACGATAGAAAGTCCATAAATGCATTAAAATCAATTAGAGATCCATATCCTTTTTTCAGAGGCATGGTTGCTGAAGTAGGTTTTAGGGTAAAGAAAATACAATATGACCAGCCAGTAAGAGTGAGAGGAATAACTAAAAATAACTTTTATACTCTTTATGACATAGGTATTTTGGGTTTAATCAACAATTCTAAAGTGATGCTTAGAATGGCTATATTTGTAAGTGTAATGATTGGCACTATTTCGTTTTTAATTGGTGTTGTCTATTTGGTAATGAAAATAGTTTACTGGGATCAAATGCCTGTTGGTGTTGCTCCTTTGGTTATTGGAGGGTCGTTTGCATTCTCTGTACTGCTGTTTTTTATCGGAATTTTAGGGGAGTATATTGGTCAAATTTATACTCAGGTCTTGGATAGACCTTTGGTTTTTGAGCAGGAAAGAATAAATTTTGATTAAAGCTTCAATAGTGGTGCCCGAGGCATATCAAGAAAACAAACTGTTTGATTTAAATAACTCGGCACTTAATCGTGATAATTGTTTATACCCATTTCATCTGCTAAAAGAGGGTTTTAAGGGAAAAGGGTATGATTTGGCTACGTCCGATATCAATGAGCCTTCAAGTTCTAATATTGTAATCTATAACGAGATGCCTAAGCATTTGCCAATGCTTGGTGAAAGAGAAAAATCTTTTTTGTTACTTTTTGAAAGTAAGTTGATTAAGCCGGATAATTGGGATATTGAAAAGCACCAGTTTTTTAATAAAGTTTTTACTTGGCATGATGATTTTGTTGATAATGAAAAGTACTTTAAGATTACGTTTCCGATGTGTTTTCCTGAAAAAATTTCAAAAGAACTATCTAAGAAAGAAAAGCTTTGCACATTAATAGCGGGCAATAAGACGGTAAGTCATCCTTTGGAGTTATATTCCAAAAGGGTTGAGGCAATAAGGTGGTTTGAAAACCATCATATTGACCAATTCGATTTGTATGGAATTGGGTGGGATAGCTGCCATTTTAAAGGTCCTAAACTTTTTAGAGCACTGAATAGAATTAAATTCCTTTCCAAGCTTTTAGCGCCAAAATTCCCGTCATATCAAGGTAAAGTAGAAAAGAAAAAAAATGTTCTTGAAAAGTATAAGTTCGTGATATGTTTCGAAAATGCGAAAGATATTCCGGGCTATATTACAGAGAAAATCTTTGATTGCTTTATTGCTGGTAGTGTCCCGATTTATTGGGGGGCTTCCAATGTGAACTCATATATTCCAAGTGGCTGCTATGTAGATATGAAGAACTTTTCAAGTTATGAAGAGTTATATCAGTTTATTTCAAAGATGCCAGATAATGAATACAGCCATTATTTAGATGAAATAGAATCATTTCTGTTGTCAAAAGGAGCAGATGTTTTTTCTGCTGAGCACTTTGTTCGAACAGTAATAAGTCAAACAGTAAGCTAACTGAAGCGATAATGTTTAGTAATAGAAAAATTTATTAGAAGTTATGAGGTTAGTCGATTGATTAATGTTATTTTGTGTGGAGGCTCAGGAACGAGACTGTGGCCACTAAGTCGAACAATGCTTCCTAAGCAGTTTGTTCGGTTATTTGATGGGCATTCCCTTTTTCAAGATACGCTCATTCGTAATCAATCTGTCTGTAACCACTCTTTTATTGTTTCGAATACAGAGCAGTTTTTTCTTGCAGCAGATCAATTAAGTCAAGTTGCTTCATTAAAAGCGGATTTTTTATTGGAGCCTATTGGGCGTAACACTGCACCAGCTATCGCACTTGCATGTTTGGCTTTAGAACAAGATGATGTCGTGCTTGTAACAACGTCCGATCATTTGGTCAAAGATCAAAAGGCATATGAAGAGGCTGTAATAAAAGCTAAGGCTCTAGCTGAAGAGAATAATCTAGTAACCTTTGGTATTCGCCCAACATACCCTGAAACCGGTTTTGGTTATATTGAGGCGTCTGACCAAGATGTACTCTCTTTCAAGGAAAAGCCCGATGTTGATTCAGCTAAGTTGTATCTGGAAAAGGGGAATTATTTTTGGAACTCTGGAATGTTTTGTTTCAAAGCCGGCGTGTTTTTGAAGGAACTTGAAAGACTTTCTCCAGAAGTTTATCAAGCATCTGTAGAAGCGATAAATTTAGCATGCGAAGAAGACTACTCTTTGGATAGTAGAGTGTTTAAAGTTGGATTAGATGCTATGCAAAATATTCCTGAAGACAGTATTGATTATGCAGTAATGGAAAAGTCTGACATTGTTAAAGTGGTTCCCTGTGATATGGGGTGGTCAGACTTAGGAAGCTTTGACGCGCTGTATGATGAAGTGAAAGCATCATTTGATGATAATGCGGTATTGCCAAGGTTAAACAATTCTCCAGAACCAATATGTGTTGATGCTAAAAATAACCTCTTAGTTACTAGAGATCGACAAATAGCATTGATTGATGTCGAAGAGTTACTAGTAGTTGATACTTCAGACGCGATTTTAATTTCGAAAAGAGGCAGTTCTCAAAAAGTTAAGCAAGTCGTTGCTGAGATTAAAAAAAGTGCTCCAGAATTAGCGGAAGTCCACCGTTTGGCTCATCGCCCTTGGGGGACGTATGAGGTTTTGGTTGACTCAGAGCAATATAAAGTTAAACGTATAGTTGTAAAGCCAGGCAGCAAGCTTTCTCTGCAAAAACATTTTCACCGCAATGAGCACTGGATTGTGGTTTCTGGAACGGCCACTGTCACTGTTAATGAAGAAAGGTTTCTAGTGAGGGCGAATGAATCAACCTATATACAGATGGGACAGTTACATCGCTTAGAAAACGAAGGCAAAATTGATTTGGTGATGATAGAAGTGCAGGTAGGTGAGTACACAGGTGAAGATGACATTGTAAGAGTAGAGGATGTTTATGGAAGGTAGGGAGAAAACCTTGCAGTGTTTCAAGGCCTATGACATTCGAGGGAAAGTGCCAGAAGAACTGAATGAGAACCTGGCATATCAAGTAGGGCGGGCATTTGTTTCAGAGTTGTCTGCAAAAAAAGTTGTTGTTGGTCAGGATGTCAGGCTAGAAAGCCCAGAGATTGCATCTTCATTGGCGAGAGGAATTGTGGATTCGGGAGCAGATGTTCTGGATATTGGTTTATGTGGAACGGAAGAAGTTTATTTCAGCACCTTTCATCATGAGGTAGATGGAGGCATCATGGTTACTGCCAGCCATAACCCTAAGGGGTACAATGGCATGAAATTGGTAGCAGCAGGAGCACGTCCTATATCTGGTGATTCCGGTCTCAAAGACATTGAGCGAAGAGTTATTGAAAAGGACTTTAAAAAAATTAAGCCTGAGATTGGTAGAGTTACCAAAATGTTGGATAAGTCGTTGTATGTTCAACACTTGCTCTCTTATGTTGATTTGTCTTTACTAAAGCCTTTCAAAATAGTTATGGATGCTGGTAATGGTTCCGCAGGTGCTGTGATAAAGGAAATTGTTGAATCGTTGCCATTTGAATGTGTCTTTTTGAATGAAGTGCCAGATGGCACGTTCCCAAATGGTGTTCCAAACCCTTTGATACCTGAAAATAGGGCTGTAACTTCCAGGGCAGTTAAAGAGCACCAGGCAGACTTGGGCATTGCATGGGATGGTGACTTTGATCGTTGCTTTTTATTTGATGAATATGGGGAGTTCATAGAAGGGTATTATTTGGTAGGTTTATTGGCTGAAACCCTTCTGACTAAGAGCCCGGGTGAAAAGATCATTCATGATCCTAGGTTAACATGGAATACTATCGAGCAAGTTCAAAAAGCAGGCGGAATTCCTATTCAGTCAAAAACCGGGCATGCATTCATTAAAGAGCGGATGCGAAGGGAAGACGCAATTTATGGTGGAGAAATGTCAGCGCACCACTACTTCAAGAGTTTTGCTTATTGTGATTCGGGAATGATTCCATGGTTGTTAATCGCGGAGTTAATGTCAAAAACTGATAAGAAATTATCTGACCTTGTTGATGCGCGAGTGAGGGCTTTTCCTTGTAGCGGGGAAATTAACTACACCGTTGATGATGCATCTAAAGTTATAGAAAAAGTTGAAGATTATTATTCATCACAGAAACCTATAGTCGACTATACAGATGGTGTTAGCCTTGAGTTTGATAATTGGAGAATGAATCTTAGAGCTTCAAATACAGAGCCTTTGTTAAGACTGAATATAGAGAGCAGAGGAGATAAAAATTTGGTTTTGGAAAAA
This portion of the Hydrogenovibrio marinus genome encodes:
- a CDS encoding glycosyltransferase family 2 protein; this encodes MQKKISIVTPCYNEEANVKELYEQVKNVISSELPSYDYEHIFIDNASTDKTGDVLKEIASTDKKLKIIINSRNFGHIRSPVYGLTQASGDVVFLVVADLQDPPSLIPKFIAEYENGYNIVLGVKQSSSENKLMYKLREFYYSVLHKMSEVEIFKNFTGFGLYDRKSINALKSIRDPYPFFRGMVAEVGFRVKKIQYDQPVRVRGITKNNFYTLYDIGILGLINNSKVMLRMAIFVSVMIGTISFLIGVVYLVMKIVYWDQMPVGVAPLVIGGSFAFSVLLFFIGILGEYIGQIYTQVLDRPLVFEQERINFD
- a CDS encoding glycosyltransferase family 10 domain-containing protein, with the protein product MIKASIVVPEAYQENKLFDLNNSALNRDNCLYPFHLLKEGFKGKGYDLATSDINEPSSSNIVIYNEMPKHLPMLGEREKSFLLLFESKLIKPDNWDIEKHQFFNKVFTWHDDFVDNEKYFKITFPMCFPEKISKELSKKEKLCTLIAGNKTVSHPLELYSKRVEAIRWFENHHIDQFDLYGIGWDSCHFKGPKLFRALNRIKFLSKLLAPKFPSYQGKVEKKKNVLEKYKFVICFENAKDIPGYITEKIFDCFIAGSVPIYWGASNVNSYIPSGCYVDMKNFSSYEELYQFISKMPDNEYSHYLDEIESFLLSKGADVFSAEHFVRTVISQTVS
- a CDS encoding mannose-1-phosphate guanylyltransferase/mannose-6-phosphate isomerase — encoded protein: MINVILCGGSGTRLWPLSRTMLPKQFVRLFDGHSLFQDTLIRNQSVCNHSFIVSNTEQFFLAADQLSQVASLKADFLLEPIGRNTAPAIALACLALEQDDVVLVTTSDHLVKDQKAYEEAVIKAKALAEENNLVTFGIRPTYPETGFGYIEASDQDVLSFKEKPDVDSAKLYLEKGNYFWNSGMFCFKAGVFLKELERLSPEVYQASVEAINLACEEDYSLDSRVFKVGLDAMQNIPEDSIDYAVMEKSDIVKVVPCDMGWSDLGSFDALYDEVKASFDDNAVLPRLNNSPEPICVDAKNNLLVTRDRQIALIDVEELLVVDTSDAILISKRGSSQKVKQVVAEIKKSAPELAEVHRLAHRPWGTYEVLVDSEQYKVKRIVVKPGSKLSLQKHFHRNEHWIVVSGTATVTVNEERFLVRANESTYIQMGQLHRLENEGKIDLVMIEVQVGEYTGEDDIVRVEDVYGR
- a CDS encoding phosphohexomutase domain-containing protein; this translates as MFMEGREKTLQCFKAYDIRGKVPEELNENLAYQVGRAFVSELSAKKVVVGQDVRLESPEIASSLARGIVDSGADVLDIGLCGTEEVYFSTFHHEVDGGIMVTASHNPKGYNGMKLVAAGARPISGDSGLKDIERRVIEKDFKKIKPEIGRVTKMLDKSLYVQHLLSYVDLSLLKPFKIVMDAGNGSAGAVIKEIVESLPFECVFLNEVPDGTFPNGVPNPLIPENRAVTSRAVKEHQADLGIAWDGDFDRCFLFDEYGEFIEGYYLVGLLAETLLTKSPGEKIIHDPRLTWNTIEQVQKAGGIPIQSKTGHAFIKERMRREDAIYGGEMSAHHYFKSFAYCDSGMIPWLLIAELMSKTDKKLSDLVDARVRAFPCSGEINYTVDDASKVIEKVEDYYSSQKPIVDYTDGVSLEFDNWRMNLRASNTEPLLRLNIESRGDKNLVLEKVKEVERLVVDSQKEHHLQYVSP